A single window of Nocardioides baekrokdamisoli DNA harbors:
- a CDS encoding D-alanine--D-alanine ligase family protein: MSNPSFGSIAVIAGGLSHERDVSLASGRNLVRELRGLGLEVASYDFDRNLLHNLERDKVVAVLPALHGQFGEDGEIQTLLELIDVPYVGSTSQTCRLAYDKSAARELLRRGGIPVPDSVGLSSQTFRDVGAATLMEHVLSRLGERVVVKPARGGSALGVTGVDGLAELPSALVGTYAYYDDALIERFYPGIDVSVVVLEGPDGPQALTPIAIDFTKGHEFDFSARYTAEFVGLAKPELPQPLLDELGDVAVRAHETLGLRDVSRSDFLVAADGSYVVLEVAITPGTTETSVFPYACAASGTTLGHVALGLLERAVAR; this comes from the coding sequence ATGAGCAATCCCTCCTTCGGCTCGATTGCCGTCATCGCCGGCGGCCTCTCCCATGAGCGCGACGTGTCGCTGGCCAGCGGCCGCAACCTCGTCCGCGAGTTGCGCGGCCTCGGCCTCGAGGTCGCCTCGTACGACTTCGACCGCAACCTGCTCCACAACCTGGAGCGCGACAAGGTCGTCGCGGTGCTCCCCGCGCTGCACGGCCAGTTCGGCGAGGACGGCGAGATCCAGACCCTGCTCGAACTGATCGACGTCCCGTACGTCGGTTCGACGTCACAGACCTGCCGGCTGGCGTACGACAAGAGCGCCGCGCGCGAGTTGCTGCGGCGCGGCGGCATCCCGGTGCCGGACAGCGTCGGCCTGTCCTCGCAGACCTTCCGCGACGTCGGTGCGGCCACGCTCATGGAGCACGTCCTGTCCCGCTTGGGTGAGCGTGTCGTGGTCAAACCGGCCCGCGGCGGCTCGGCTCTCGGCGTCACCGGCGTGGATGGTCTGGCCGAACTGCCGTCGGCTCTCGTCGGCACGTACGCGTACTACGACGACGCGCTGATCGAGCGGTTCTACCCCGGCATCGATGTCTCTGTCGTCGTCCTGGAGGGTCCCGATGGCCCACAGGCGCTGACGCCGATCGCGATCGACTTCACCAAGGGTCACGAGTTCGACTTCTCGGCGCGCTACACCGCCGAGTTCGTCGGCCTGGCGAAGCCAGAACTCCCCCAGCCTCTGCTCGACGAGCTCGGCGACGTCGCCGTACGCGCGCACGAAACGCTGGGTCTGCGCGACGTGTCGCGCAGCGACTTCCTGGTCGCCGCGGACGGTTCGTACGTGGTCCTCGAGGTCGCGATCACCCCGGGCACGACGGAGACCTCGGTCTTCCCGTACGCGTGTGCCGCCTCAGGCACCACGCTGGGGCACGTCGCACTCGGGCTGCTCGAGCGGGCTGTCGCTCGCTAG
- a CDS encoding Lrp/AsnC family transcriptional regulator, protein MAVQAYILIQTAVGKAHDVADAVGAIDGVTAAEDVTGPYDVIVRAEARNIDELGKLVVAKVQEVDGITRTLTCPVVHI, encoded by the coding sequence ATGGCCGTACAGGCGTACATCCTGATCCAGACCGCGGTCGGGAAGGCGCACGACGTCGCCGACGCCGTGGGGGCGATCGATGGCGTCACCGCCGCGGAGGACGTCACTGGCCCGTACGACGTCATCGTCCGCGCTGAGGCCCGCAACATCGACGAGCTCGGGAAGCTCGTGGTCGCCAAGGTCCAGGAAGTCGACGGGATCACTCGTACGCTCACCTGCCCGGTCGTGCACATCTGA
- a CDS encoding thiamine-phosphate kinase translates to MGQTVADLGEFGLIALLTQRFSQGEHVVVGPGDDAALVRTRQGHVVASADMMVEGRHFRRDWVAGSDVGHRAAAQNLSDINAMGGVAHSLTLSLGLPPDLEVAWVTDLATGFAEEAALVGASVIGGDITSAPQVVVAVSVLGAVSQAPVLRSGARPGDTLALAGRQGWAAGGLAVLGRGFRSPRLLVDAYRRPEPPYAAGPQAAAAGATSMIDVSDGLLSETGHIAQASGVAIDVRSAAFEIPEPLHAVAAATGADPLTIILGGGDDHSLLATFPGDLPEGWTAIGTVAEGEGVTVDGAPYDGPTGWRHF, encoded by the coding sequence GTGGGACAGACGGTGGCAGACCTCGGGGAATTCGGCCTGATCGCGCTGTTGACGCAGCGGTTCAGCCAGGGCGAGCACGTCGTGGTCGGACCGGGCGATGACGCGGCACTGGTACGCACCAGGCAGGGCCATGTGGTCGCCTCGGCGGACATGATGGTCGAGGGTCGTCATTTCCGACGCGACTGGGTGGCGGGTTCCGATGTCGGCCACCGGGCAGCCGCACAGAACCTGTCGGACATCAACGCCATGGGCGGTGTCGCACATTCGCTGACGCTCTCGCTGGGCCTGCCACCGGATCTCGAGGTCGCCTGGGTGACCGATCTGGCCACGGGCTTCGCTGAGGAGGCCGCCCTGGTCGGAGCGTCGGTGATCGGGGGAGACATCACGTCTGCGCCCCAGGTCGTCGTGGCGGTGTCCGTACTGGGTGCGGTCAGCCAGGCTCCCGTGCTGCGGTCGGGCGCGCGGCCGGGGGACACGCTGGCTCTCGCCGGGCGGCAGGGGTGGGCGGCCGGTGGACTCGCCGTACTCGGTCGCGGGTTCCGGTCACCGCGCCTGCTGGTGGATGCCTATCGCCGTCCGGAACCGCCGTACGCGGCCGGTCCGCAGGCCGCGGCTGCCGGCGCGACCTCGATGATCGATGTGTCCGACGGGCTGTTGTCCGAGACCGGACACATCGCCCAGGCGTCGGGAGTGGCGATCGACGTACGCTCCGCGGCGTTCGAGATCCCCGAACCGCTCCATGCGGTCGCCGCCGCGACCGGTGCGGACCCGCTCACGATCATCCTCGGTGGGGGAGACGATCACTCCCTCCTCGCGACGTTCCCGGGAGATCTACCGGAGGGCTGGACCGCCATCGGCACCGTCGCCGAAGGCGAAGGCGTCACTGTCGACGGAGCTCCGTACGACGGCCCGACGGGGTGGCGCCACTTCTGA
- the rpmB gene encoding 50S ribosomal protein L28 — MAAVCDICAKKPGFGHNRPWSRKITNRRFNPNIQRVRAVTANGTPKRMNVCTGCIKAGKVTR; from the coding sequence ATGGCTGCCGTGTGCGACATCTGTGCCAAGAAGCCGGGCTTCGGTCACAACCGCCCGTGGTCGCGCAAGATCACGAACCGCCGCTTCAACCCGAACATTCAGCGTGTTCGCGCGGTCACCGCCAACGGCACCCCGAAGCGCATGAACGTGTGCACCGGCTGCATCAAGGCCGGCAAGGTCACCCGCTGA
- a CDS encoding DAK2 domain-containing protein — MIDADLFLRFADLAVQGLAEAREEINGLNVFPVPDADTGTNMYLTMTAARDAAYAVDRTDLVAVARALATGALTGARGNSGVITAQIMGAVVRHIADASPADAYAGVVATALNSAAEAAYAAVGDPQEGTMLTVWREAARAGAATATGPGVHTADVVAAAVVAAREALLHTPEQLEVLRTAGVVDAGGRGACVVLEAAEQALTGRKREPVRFRVARPVAAQDEPTSGPAYEVMYLLDAGDDAIGPLKTALTPLGDSLVVVGAEGLWNVHVHVDDAGAAIEAGMAAGRPHRIKITHFGPQQVAPVRQGRAVVAVSVGAGLTELMRESGATVLEGRGQSSANILAAIRATGAAEVILLPNDEDSLANAEIAASAAEIDDEIKVAVIPTRSQVQGLAALAVHDPQRSFDKDVLAVATTASQVRRGGVTIATLKAFTSAGPCEVGDVLGAIGGDFVVVGSDLVAIAIEVVGRLVGGGGELVTLVTGAKDPEGTLAAAVTTWLAETHPAIEAITYDGGQERYPLLIAVE, encoded by the coding sequence GTGATCGACGCTGACCTCTTCCTGCGCTTCGCCGATCTTGCCGTACAAGGCCTCGCCGAGGCACGCGAGGAGATCAACGGCCTCAACGTGTTCCCGGTGCCCGATGCCGACACCGGTACGAACATGTACCTGACGATGACCGCCGCCCGCGATGCCGCGTACGCCGTGGATCGGACCGATCTGGTCGCGGTGGCACGGGCGCTCGCGACCGGTGCCCTGACCGGGGCTCGGGGCAACTCCGGCGTGATCACCGCGCAGATCATGGGTGCCGTGGTCCGCCACATCGCCGATGCGTCGCCGGCCGACGCGTACGCCGGCGTCGTGGCGACCGCCCTCAACTCTGCGGCAGAAGCTGCGTACGCCGCTGTCGGTGACCCGCAGGAGGGCACCATGCTCACCGTGTGGCGTGAGGCGGCGCGTGCCGGCGCCGCCACCGCCACCGGGCCGGGTGTCCACACAGCCGATGTCGTGGCGGCTGCTGTCGTCGCTGCCCGCGAGGCGCTGCTGCACACGCCGGAGCAACTCGAGGTTCTGCGTACCGCCGGTGTCGTCGACGCCGGTGGCCGTGGCGCCTGCGTCGTCCTGGAAGCGGCCGAGCAGGCACTCACTGGACGCAAGCGCGAGCCCGTCAGGTTCCGCGTGGCCCGGCCCGTCGCGGCTCAGGACGAGCCGACCTCCGGACCTGCGTACGAGGTGATGTACCTCCTGGACGCTGGTGATGACGCGATTGGTCCGTTGAAGACCGCACTGACACCCCTGGGGGATTCGCTGGTCGTCGTCGGCGCGGAGGGTCTGTGGAACGTGCACGTCCACGTTGACGACGCGGGCGCGGCGATCGAGGCCGGCATGGCCGCAGGGCGACCGCACCGGATCAAGATCACCCACTTCGGCCCCCAGCAGGTTGCGCCGGTACGCCAGGGCCGCGCAGTCGTCGCCGTGAGCGTCGGGGCGGGCCTCACCGAACTGATGCGAGAGTCCGGTGCGACCGTCCTCGAAGGTCGTGGGCAGTCGAGCGCGAACATCCTCGCCGCCATCCGGGCGACCGGCGCCGCGGAGGTGATCCTGTTGCCCAACGACGAGGACAGTTTGGCCAACGCCGAGATCGCCGCCAGTGCGGCGGAGATCGACGACGAGATCAAGGTCGCGGTGATCCCGACGAGGTCGCAGGTACAGGGCTTGGCGGCGCTGGCGGTCCACGACCCTCAGCGCTCCTTCGACAAGGACGTGCTCGCCGTGGCGACGACGGCCAGTCAGGTACGCCGCGGCGGCGTGACGATCGCGACCCTCAAGGCGTTCACCAGTGCCGGCCCGTGTGAAGTGGGCGACGTCCTGGGGGCGATCGGTGGCGACTTCGTGGTGGTCGGTTCGGACCTGGTCGCGATCGCGATCGAGGTCGTGGGCCGCCTCGTCGGCGGTGGTGGCGAACTCGTCACCCTGGTGACCGGCGCGAAGGATCCCGAAGGAACGCTGGCGGCTGCCGTCACGACCTGGCTCGCCGAGACACATCCGGCGATCGAGGCGATCACGTACGACGGCGGCCAGGAGCGGTATCCGCTCCTCATCGCGGTGGAATGA
- a CDS encoding ATP-dependent DNA helicase RecG translates to MVGEITPDSPIEAVLGASKKADRFTAGLGLRTVRDLLDHVPRRYLDTAKLTDIDDLREGVLLTVVGEVATSRVAQYTDRRTGRAAARLDVTVRTGGPSMRMTFFAKSPRVTQWQAQRLAPETKGIFVGKLGSFRGEWQLTNPQMVLFGDPGQGAEDTSMAIEELTDLFPIYPLTAGLESWDVMRATRFARTVVTDLDDPIPHELREEHKLIELRTAYDWIHAPKTWAQKGAAEKRFKFGEALVLQLVLGRRRQAIQAQNAQARTGGGTLLGEFDAQLPYDLTAGQRVVGEEIEADLARSYPMNRLLQGDVGTGKTLVALRAMLRVVDSGGQAVLLAPTEVLAQQHLRSITAILGDLGQGALFGGGTTVDLLTGSMTKSQRAGVLSRLVTGETGIVVGTHALLEDNVMFDDLGLVVVDEQHRFGVEQRAALTDKAGTPPHLLVMTATPIPRTVAMTVFGDLDVSTLTELPAGRAPIQTNVVPLAEQSAWWDRVWARVREEVDKGHQAYVVVSRIAGDVAEADPGDLPEDEATVPPRGVDELLEELASGPLAGLRLAPLHGRLPSDVKERTMSDFAAGQVDVVVATTVIEVGVDVANATMMVVIDADRFGISQLHQLRGRVGRGGLPGLCLLVTNTPAETPGRERLAAVASTTDGFELARVDLEQRREGDVLGATQSGGRSSLQALRVLRDESTIVEARGAAERLLEGEPLETVAPGLAEVVRQIEHSTRADYLEKS, encoded by the coding sequence GTGGTCGGTGAGATCACGCCGGACAGCCCGATCGAGGCGGTTCTCGGTGCCAGCAAAAAGGCCGACAGGTTCACCGCCGGGCTCGGCCTGCGGACCGTACGCGACCTGCTCGATCACGTCCCGCGGCGGTATCTGGACACGGCGAAGCTGACCGACATCGACGACCTGCGTGAAGGTGTCCTTCTGACCGTTGTCGGCGAGGTCGCGACCAGCCGGGTCGCTCAGTACACCGATCGGCGTACCGGTCGTGCGGCCGCGCGCCTCGACGTCACCGTCAGGACCGGCGGACCGTCTATGCGTATGACGTTCTTCGCCAAGAGTCCACGAGTGACCCAGTGGCAGGCTCAGCGGCTGGCCCCGGAGACCAAGGGGATCTTCGTCGGCAAACTCGGCAGCTTCCGGGGCGAGTGGCAACTGACGAACCCGCAGATGGTGCTGTTCGGCGATCCGGGTCAGGGCGCCGAGGACACCAGCATGGCGATCGAGGAGCTCACCGACCTGTTCCCGATCTATCCGCTGACCGCGGGACTGGAGTCGTGGGACGTCATGCGGGCGACGCGCTTCGCCCGCACTGTCGTGACGGATCTCGACGACCCCATCCCGCACGAGCTGCGTGAGGAACACAAGCTCATCGAGCTGCGCACCGCGTACGACTGGATCCATGCGCCGAAGACCTGGGCGCAGAAGGGTGCTGCGGAGAAGCGGTTCAAGTTCGGGGAGGCGCTGGTCCTGCAACTCGTGCTCGGCCGTCGCAGGCAGGCGATCCAGGCCCAGAACGCCCAGGCGCGGACCGGTGGCGGCACGCTGCTGGGGGAGTTCGACGCACAACTTCCGTACGACCTCACCGCCGGACAGCGGGTCGTGGGCGAGGAGATCGAGGCCGATCTGGCGCGGTCGTACCCGATGAACCGCTTGCTACAGGGCGACGTCGGCACCGGAAAGACTCTCGTGGCGCTGCGGGCGATGCTCCGGGTGGTCGATTCGGGTGGGCAGGCGGTCCTGCTGGCGCCGACCGAGGTGCTCGCGCAGCAGCATCTGCGCTCGATCACAGCGATCCTCGGCGATCTCGGGCAGGGGGCACTCTTCGGTGGTGGCACCACCGTCGACCTGCTCACCGGTTCGATGACGAAGAGCCAGCGCGCCGGCGTCCTGAGCCGTCTGGTCACGGGGGAGACCGGGATCGTGGTCGGGACCCACGCGCTGCTCGAGGACAACGTGATGTTCGATGACCTCGGACTGGTCGTGGTCGATGAGCAGCACCGGTTCGGCGTGGAGCAGCGTGCCGCGCTGACCGACAAGGCCGGGACGCCACCCCACCTGCTCGTCATGACCGCGACCCCGATCCCGCGCACGGTCGCGATGACCGTGTTCGGTGATCTCGATGTGTCGACGCTCACCGAACTTCCGGCGGGTCGTGCGCCGATCCAGACCAACGTGGTCCCGCTCGCCGAACAATCGGCCTGGTGGGACCGTGTCTGGGCCCGCGTACGCGAGGAAGTCGACAAGGGGCATCAGGCGTACGTGGTGGTCTCGAGGATTGCCGGCGACGTCGCCGAGGCCGATCCGGGTGACCTGCCCGAGGACGAGGCGACGGTGCCTCCGCGTGGTGTCGATGAGTTGCTCGAGGAGTTGGCGAGCGGTCCCCTCGCCGGTCTGCGACTGGCGCCGTTGCACGGGAGACTCCCGTCGGACGTCAAGGAACGGACGATGTCCGACTTCGCCGCGGGTCAGGTCGACGTGGTGGTCGCGACCACCGTCATCGAGGTGGGCGTGGACGTGGCGAACGCGACCATGATGGTCGTCATCGATGCCGATCGGTTCGGCATCTCCCAGTTGCATCAACTGCGTGGCCGGGTCGGTCGTGGCGGCCTGCCCGGGCTGTGCCTCCTGGTCACCAACACGCCGGCGGAGACGCCCGGTCGGGAACGTCTTGCGGCAGTGGCCTCGACCACCGACGGATTCGAACTGGCCCGGGTCGACCTGGAGCAGCGGCGCGAGGGCGATGTGCTGGGAGCTACCCAGTCCGGGGGACGTTCGAGTCTTCAGGCCTTGCGCGTTCTGCGCGATGAGTCCACGATCGTGGAAGCGCGTGGTGCAGCCGAACGGCTCCTTGAGGGGGAGCCGCTGGAGACAGTTGCGCCCGGCTTGGCAGAGGTCGTACGCCAGATCGAGCATTCGACCCGAGCCGACTACCTGGAGAAGTCGTGA
- the rsmD gene encoding 16S rRNA (guanine(966)-N(2))-methyltransferase RsmD, whose translation MTRIISGIAGGLRLAAPHGSATRPTSDRVREALFSRIVSEFGSLEGLRFLDLYAGSGAVGLEAWSRGAGVVKLVEQDRRTAALISKNAAAIGFPKAKVVATSVATFLSSPPTAPYDIVFLDPPYALPDADVAKDLAMLVDGGRLAAGAMVIVERSSRSPEPMWPGGIELVREKKYGETRIWYGHATDQ comes from the coding sequence GTGACACGGATCATCTCGGGGATCGCAGGTGGACTGCGGCTCGCCGCCCCCCACGGTTCAGCGACCCGTCCGACCAGTGATCGCGTACGCGAAGCCCTTTTCAGCCGGATCGTGTCCGAGTTCGGATCGTTGGAGGGCCTGCGTTTCCTTGATCTGTACGCCGGGTCCGGCGCCGTTGGTCTCGAGGCCTGGTCCCGCGGAGCCGGCGTCGTGAAGTTGGTCGAGCAGGACCGCAGAACGGCAGCGCTGATCTCCAAGAACGCCGCGGCCATCGGATTCCCGAAGGCCAAGGTGGTCGCCACCAGCGTCGCGACGTTCCTCTCCTCGCCGCCGACCGCGCCGTACGACATCGTCTTCCTCGATCCGCCGTACGCCCTGCCCGATGCGGACGTCGCCAAGGACCTGGCGATGCTGGTCGATGGCGGCCGACTCGCCGCCGGTGCCATGGTCATCGTGGAGCGGTCCTCGCGCAGCCCGGAACCGATGTGGCCCGGCGGCATCGAGCTGGTCCGGGAGAAGAAGTACGGCGAGACCCGGATTTGGTACGGTCACGCGACTGATCAGTGA
- the coaD gene encoding pantetheine-phosphate adenylyltransferase, giving the protein MVRRAIVPGSFDPPHHGHIDIIVRAATLFDEVVVAVGVNKSKTSSRLFSSDERLAMLDAVTDHLPNVTTAGFTGLIVDFCQDIEAVAIVKGLRGGSDYEYELQMAQMNSHLTDVETVFIPTAPEYAFVSSSLVREVATLGGDVSDLVPEHVHRLLTERLAKH; this is encoded by the coding sequence ATGGTGCGTCGTGCGATCGTCCCCGGTTCGTTTGACCCGCCCCACCACGGGCACATCGACATCATCGTGCGCGCGGCGACGCTCTTCGACGAGGTCGTGGTCGCGGTCGGGGTCAACAAGTCCAAGACGTCGTCGCGACTGTTCTCCTCCGACGAGCGGCTGGCCATGCTCGATGCGGTCACCGACCACCTTCCGAACGTCACCACGGCGGGCTTCACGGGACTGATCGTCGACTTCTGTCAGGACATCGAGGCAGTGGCGATCGTGAAGGGTCTTCGCGGCGGGTCGGACTACGAGTACGAACTCCAGATGGCCCAGATGAACTCGCACCTGACCGACGTGGAGACCGTCTTCATCCCGACCGCGCCCGAGTACGCCTTCGTCTCCTCGAGTCTGGTCAGGGAGGTCGCAACGCTGGGCGGCGACGTGTCGGACCTGGTGCCCGAGCATGTGCACCGGTTGTTGACCGAGCGTCTCGCGAAGCACTGA
- a CDS encoding YceD family protein gives MKLDPTNPFVLDTRDLRRGAGNQKQIGRTVQAPADLGSGVMNVPEGSDIILELRLEAVMDGVLLSGTASVELDGECARCLQEIRDELDVDLTEFYLYEEPQDPNEDADELVLEDDMIDLDLVLRDAVVGAIPFQPLCTDDCPGLCPDCGARLADEPDHNHDAKIDPRWAGLGGLELGDDAT, from the coding sequence GTGAAGCTTGACCCGACCAACCCCTTCGTCCTCGACACCCGCGACCTGAGGCGTGGTGCTGGCAATCAGAAGCAGATCGGTCGGACCGTCCAGGCGCCTGCGGACCTGGGATCGGGCGTGATGAATGTGCCGGAGGGCTCTGACATCATCCTCGAACTGCGGCTGGAGGCCGTCATGGACGGCGTTCTGCTCAGCGGCACGGCCAGTGTCGAGCTGGATGGCGAGTGTGCCCGCTGCCTGCAGGAGATCCGCGACGAGCTCGACGTCGATCTGACGGAGTTCTACCTCTACGAGGAGCCGCAGGACCCGAACGAGGACGCCGACGAACTCGTCCTCGAGGACGACATGATCGACCTCGATCTGGTCCTGCGCGACGCCGTCGTGGGCGCCATCCCGTTCCAGCCGCTGTGCACGGACGACTGCCCCGGGTTGTGTCCCGACTGTGGTGCTCGCCTGGCCGATGAGCCCGACCACAACCACGATGCGAAGATCGATCCGCGTTGGGCGGGCCTGGGTGGCCTCGAGCTGGGCGACGACGCGACCTAG
- the rpmF gene encoding 50S ribosomal protein L32 yields MAVPKRKMSRSNTRHRRSAWKATAVAVVTCPNPACGANVLPHRACGECGQYGAKGARRQVL; encoded by the coding sequence GTGGCTGTTCCGAAGCGCAAGATGTCGCGTTCCAACACCCGCCACCGCCGCTCGGCGTGGAAGGCCACCGCGGTTGCTGTCGTCACCTGCCCGAACCCGGCCTGTGGCGCCAACGTGCTCCCGCACCGCGCGTGTGGCGAGTGTGGCCAGTACGGCGCCAAGGGCGCTCGTCGCCAGGTTCTCTGA
- the rnc gene encoding ribonuclease III, with protein sequence MSAESRTGNTGPDNTAPDNYLDLRAALGDPVLDAELLELALTHRSYAYENGGLPTNERLEFLGDSVLGVIITEALYAHRPELPEGRLAKVRAAVVNARALAEVGGRLGLGEHIKLGRGEESTGGRGKASIISDAVEALIGAVHLSGGITVSHAVVHALFDDMVSTALSLGAGLDWKTSLQELAAVRGLGVPEYVIESEGPDHRKSFTARVRLGGSLYGNGAGSSKKEAEQMAASSAYADLTGTAVADA encoded by the coding sequence GTGAGCGCTGAATCGCGAACGGGCAACACAGGACCGGACAACACGGCGCCTGATAATTACCTGGACCTGCGCGCTGCGCTGGGTGATCCGGTTCTCGACGCTGAGCTCCTCGAGCTCGCGCTGACCCACCGCTCGTATGCGTACGAGAACGGTGGTCTCCCGACCAACGAACGCCTCGAGTTCCTCGGCGACTCGGTGCTCGGGGTCATCATCACCGAGGCGTTGTACGCCCACCGGCCCGAACTTCCCGAGGGGCGTCTGGCCAAGGTACGTGCCGCGGTCGTGAACGCCCGCGCGCTGGCCGAAGTCGGTGGACGGCTCGGTCTCGGCGAGCACATCAAACTCGGCCGTGGCGAGGAGAGCACCGGTGGTCGCGGCAAGGCCTCGATCATCTCCGACGCGGTGGAGGCGCTGATCGGCGCGGTCCACCTCTCCGGCGGCATCACCGTCTCGCACGCCGTCGTGCATGCACTCTTCGACGACATGGTTTCCACGGCGCTCTCGCTCGGTGCCGGGCTCGACTGGAAGACCTCCCTCCAGGAGCTCGCCGCCGTGCGCGGGCTCGGGGTCCCGGAGTACGTGATCGAATCCGAAGGTCCCGATCACCGCAAGAGCTTCACCGCACGCGTCCGCCTCGGCGGCTCGTTGTACGGCAACGGTGCCGGCTCCTCGAAGAAGGAGGCCGAGCAGATGGCCGCATCCAGTGCGTACGCGGACCTCACCGGCACGGCCGTCGCCGACGCCTGA
- the mutM gene encoding bifunctional DNA-formamidopyrimidine glycosylase/DNA-(apurinic or apyrimidinic site) lyase: MPELPEVEVVRRGLERHVVGSTIAAVEVLHERPVRRHLLGPAAFVADLVGRRFEGARRRGKYLWLPLDDGNALMAHLGMSGQMLVQPVGQADERHLRVRFTLDDQELRFVDQRMFGGLSISEGGADLPVEIAHIARDPMDPEFDEDEFARRVRRSDSGIKRLLLNQTVISGVGNIYADEALWRSQIHGERPGRQLSRTAVIGLVEDVRAVMAAALAEGGTSFDALYVNVNGESGYFDRSLKAYGQEGRPCERCGTPIRRICFMNRSSYFCPVCQKPPRGR; this comes from the coding sequence ATGCCAGAACTGCCTGAGGTCGAGGTCGTACGCCGCGGCCTGGAACGACACGTCGTCGGCTCGACCATCGCTGCAGTCGAGGTGCTCCACGAGCGCCCGGTGCGACGGCATCTGTTGGGCCCGGCTGCGTTCGTCGCCGACCTGGTCGGACGGCGATTCGAGGGCGCGCGCCGGCGGGGCAAGTACCTGTGGTTGCCCCTGGATGACGGCAATGCCTTGATGGCGCACCTGGGCATGAGTGGCCAGATGCTGGTGCAGCCGGTCGGTCAGGCCGATGAGCGGCACCTGCGCGTGCGCTTCACTCTCGATGACCAGGAGTTGCGCTTCGTCGACCAGCGGATGTTCGGCGGCCTGTCCATCAGTGAGGGAGGTGCTGATCTTCCCGTCGAGATCGCTCACATCGCCCGGGACCCGATGGACCCGGAGTTCGACGAGGATGAGTTCGCGCGCCGCGTACGCCGCTCCGACTCGGGCATCAAACGACTCCTGCTGAACCAGACCGTGATCTCCGGCGTCGGCAACATCTACGCCGATGAGGCGCTGTGGCGATCGCAGATCCACGGCGAGCGGCCGGGACGACAACTGAGCCGCACGGCGGTGATCGGTCTGGTCGAAGACGTGCGAGCGGTGATGGCTGCTGCGCTGGCCGAGGGCGGCACCAGCTTCGATGCGCTGTACGTCAACGTGAACGGCGAGTCGGGCTACTTCGACCGCTCGCTGAAGGCGTACGGCCAAGAGGGTCGGCCGTGTGAGCGGTGCGGGACGCCGATCCGTCGGATCTGCTTCATGAACCGCAGCTCGTACTTCTGCCCTGTGTGTCAGAAGCCTCCGCGCGGCCGCTGA
- a CDS encoding DUF6576 domain-containing protein, protein MSRFRLSAGGSRAHEPWFRIGTLDVGTTWFVVLLGGVGLLAYAVGGADFESDIAFLPDASWTLHHPWSVVTWPLAILFSRGALNFAIGLFFLWYFGRELESSVFGRNKLAWWLVLTTLVFPAVVSLLVALVPGWVYPLFGLQFLGLAVFLLYAAEWPRRLFFWGVPAWILGIIYLAVTLVQYLADRNWAMVFGLLIGLGISAIAARQYGALSEYAWIPRLPGGGPRRPRTRTRKSAQPTVVAGPWQGSSTTAPPVNRDAQRMDELLDKISAHGTESLTAAERRELEELRLRRRR, encoded by the coding sequence GTGAGTCGTTTTCGGCTGTCCGCTGGTGGATCGCGCGCGCATGAGCCCTGGTTCCGGATCGGGACCCTTGATGTCGGCACGACCTGGTTCGTGGTGCTCCTCGGCGGCGTCGGTCTGCTGGCGTACGCCGTCGGTGGTGCGGATTTCGAGTCCGACATCGCGTTCCTTCCAGATGCCTCCTGGACCCTTCACCACCCCTGGTCGGTGGTGACGTGGCCGTTGGCCATCCTGTTCAGCCGTGGGGCGCTGAACTTCGCGATCGGGCTCTTCTTCCTCTGGTACTTCGGGCGCGAACTCGAATCGAGCGTCTTCGGACGGAACAAGCTCGCGTGGTGGCTCGTCCTGACCACGTTGGTGTTCCCGGCCGTCGTCTCCTTGCTGGTCGCACTCGTACCAGGCTGGGTCTACCCGCTGTTCGGCCTGCAGTTCCTGGGCCTGGCGGTCTTCCTCCTCTACGCGGCGGAATGGCCGCGCAGGCTGTTCTTCTGGGGCGTCCCTGCATGGATCCTCGGCATCATCTATCTGGCCGTGACGCTCGTGCAGTATCTCGCCGACCGCAACTGGGCCATGGTCTTCGGCCTCCTCATCGGGCTGGGGATCAGCGCGATCGCTGCACGCCAGTACGGTGCGCTCAGCGAGTACGCGTGGATCCCGCGACTTCCCGGCGGAGGCCCGCGTCGCCCGCGGACGCGTACGCGCAAGAGCGCCCAACCAACGGTGGTTGCAGGACCGTGGCAGGGCTCCTCGACCACCGCGCCGCCGGTCAACCGTGACGCTCAGCGCATGGATGAGTTGCTCGACAAGATCAGTGCCCACGGCACCGAGTCCCTGACCGCGGCCGAGCGTCGCGAGTTGGAGGAGCTCCGCCTCCGCCGACGTCGTTGA